A window from Strix uralensis isolate ZFMK-TIS-50842 chromosome 15, bStrUra1, whole genome shotgun sequence encodes these proteins:
- the SVIP gene encoding small VCP/p97-interacting protein — MPAAADPRTGRALPERGAWRGPRAGPGPGPPPPPHSPPPPQPWPALPVVGPAMGLCLPCMGGAVKDVVETPDPEIKRRQLAEAAEKRQMEASSRGIKNAYSVEQKKKKQEEIEKRIAASGSGGEGGLRWQVG; from the exons ATGCCCGCCGCTGCCGACCCCAGAACGGGGCGGGCCCTGCCGGAGCGCGGCGCCTGGCGAgggccgcgggcggggccggggccagggccACCGCCTCCTCCCCACTCGCCGCCTCCTCCCCAGCCGTGGCCGGCCCTGCCGGTGGTGGGCCCCGCCATGGGGCTGTGCCTGCCCTGCATGGGGGGCGCCGTCAAGGACGTGGTGGAGACGCCCGACCCG gaaattaaaagaagacagctagcagaagctgctgaaaagAGGCAGATGGAG GCTTCCTCTCGAGGTATTAAGAATGCTTACTCTgtagagcaaaagaaaaagaaacaggaagaaatagaaaaaagaattGCAGCTTCAGGttctggaggagaaggaggactgaga